The Etheostoma spectabile isolate EspeVRDwgs_2016 unplaced genomic scaffold, UIUC_Espe_1.0 scaffold00019297, whole genome shotgun sequence region TGTTGTCCtgaagaaattaaatgaagggagagaggaaaaggagggaaTGTAGAGGAATGATGTGTGAAACAGGAATGTTGTAGACTGGTCATTTAAGCCTCCTTGGCAGCAGCTTGTTGCACTCCTGGCgttgtttaatttaaatcagTCTGGGCAATGCTACACACGTAGATTTGGAAGGTAGCGGGATCCTTTCTCTGCTGACTTCAGCTGGGCTGCTCTGGTAAGGGGGGCAGATGTACGGGCTCCGTATCCATGCTGAGCTGCAGGCTGTTGCGCTCCTGATAACGTTTTATAAAGCGCGTCTGGTCAGTACCATATCTGGGCAATGGTTCTTCACTTCTTACACCAAAGTAGCTGGGCTCCCCCCTCTTAGAAAGGACACCACGCCTTCCTGTGCTTGCAGCCAAAAGTTGCTGAACATCTCGTCTGCAGCCTTGTGAAGTTACGTTGGACATACTGCTGGACTAGTTTGTCCTCCTCCTCAGCAATCTGTTCTGCTTGCTTTCGTGCAGCTTCCCGATCCTGTCTTTCCAGCTGTTGGAGACGGGCGTGTTTTTCAGCCGTTAGGCTGGCATTGGTGCCTCGACAACTGATTTGATTTTCGTTGATCCTCTGAGccttttgtttcttctcttctAGAAACAACCTTCAGACACTTTGTGGGCCTGACACCAGTCCAGTTTGCTTTGTTgctcttccttcctcttctgctctttctccTCTACCTTTTTGTGTCTGTGATTAACAATAGTCTTGAGCATAGCAGCCCTACTCTCCTCCTTGTCCTTTAGCTGCTGGCTACTTTAGAATCTTTCTCAGCATTGCCCTGGCTAATTTCTCCAGCTCCTCATGGCTCGACATGGCAGCCTGCTTCTTTTTACTGGCTGCCAGTtttgataaaacatttgttttgttacctGAAGCTTTGGAACTTTTCAGCTTGGTCCATTTTTCTTTGCTGCAGCTTTCTTCCATGTCAACCTGAACACGTTGTCTTTTGTCCTCCTCCCCTTCCGTGCCTCCTTCGCTCCGTCAAGGATTTTACTGGAGATCTCCCTTTGTCGAAGCTGTAAAAGTCTTTTCTTTGACTCCACTTTTTTCTCTTGCTCATGTCTTAGCTCCTGTTCATGCAAGGCAGCAAGGGCCCGGAGTtgatctctctcttccttctccttctgtctctcttcttctctcagcTGTTGCTTCTTCTTGATTTGCTCACTGCGATAGTTTGTCACAGAATGGATGTTAGTCTGTTTCTGAGAAGCTTTCTTCTGCTCTTGAATCAGAACTTCCTCCTCTCTACGCCTCATCTTTATGACATACTGTCTTTCTCGTTCCTCAGcacatctttgtttttctttttttaatcctatGAGTAGCTCATTCTCTGTCTGCATCTGTGTCCTTAAGATGGCACTGTTAAATGTTCTGACGGAGCCATCCTGGTGAAGCCTCTTCGTCCTAGCGTCTGCAAGAGCTTCCTGCACTTTCTGTTTCTTAAAGTCAGTCTCCTCTGCAGCGATCTCATCAAAGTATTCcttctctgtctgcctctcaaGCTGAATTGCTGCTTGGATCCCTCCTCTTTTGGCTTTCATGATTTTGTTCTCTACTCTAGAGAACTGACGCTCAGCATTCCTGTCCACCATTTCTTGCCTGGTGGACATTTTGGTCTTGGGCTGGTTTAACAAAGACTGGATTCTTTCCCAGTCAGCCCTGGGCAGAATGCCACTGGGTTTTGTGGTGCAGCCATTACCCTTTGTGTTTATCTAATGTATTGTGTCGTCTTAGGTTATGTTGACCGTAGTAATCTGGCACAGGTGCGTACTGCCGGCCTGTTTGGGGGACGATGGGAACGAGACGTCGTCCATATACGAAGGGCGAACGCTTTGGTTCGTTCTGGTCATACATGGGGACTTTTGGGACCTTTGAGTCTTGTTTAAGTATGACATAGTTTTGGTTGGGGTTGGATCGTACTTAATGCAAATCAAAATACTCAATCTAAGTAATAAAACCACAGAAAACTTGGTCCTGTTTCAATAACAAGTAGCAGGTCTCAGACAGAATTGTCAACTCCTTCCACTCGGCTTCACTACTTGGTGAAATGGGCAGATTCAAAGTCTGGACCCGGGGAAGGTAACCAAGCTCAGAGGTAGCTGATGACATCATGACATTCGGTGACATCATTGGCTTTTGATTTGCCTTAGCTTTTGAtgacttacacacacattctaaagccctccccccctcccccctccctcccatgGTTACTGTTGCTATGCCACCCCAGTTCTTTCCAAACAGTGTGGTTCCAGAAGTGAAAATCCCATTAATATTCTGCATGAGGATTTGATTATTAGCTGTGATGTCTAAGCCATCCATGGTAGACGTACCACGAGCTAGGAGATTGTAAATCAAAGGTTTTGCTCCTGAAGAAGCCAAAAATCTGTATAAaatcaaccttgttttttttttacttactttttacttatttatttcacataaaatgacaagcatacatacaaacaacacataCTTTAGGAACGCACATAAGGAGATGCTCTGGCAATGTCACGTCTAACCTATGATCATGTCCTCTAAATCAGCCTCGCTATAAGAAAAACAGGATTTATTGACAATGTCACGGAGAAGTATTAGCCTACCTTTCCACAATCCTAAGTGTAACAGCAATGTCTCGGATTGGTTGAGCTCGCGGTTGCTATGGAAATGTTTACTGACACATGAACCCGCGAACGGCTATGAACCGTATCCTGCCCTCGGTCATCCCCGATGTGAGGAGAGGGAAGctgtgagtcgcgcatgcgtcactatgcgacaagtagcataaaAGATGCTAACGAGACACGTCTGCAATgctaatacagtaaaaatggacctagtTAACCAAGTGAGTTcactggctacaagttagcatcaaacacaacaaaggctgtcagttgaatggcgttttgagctaacgttagcaatcaaccaatcatagatagctaaaacatttctgaaatgattcccatcgcctttttatttttatggttatttttattgtttgtaatgcgGAAAGTTTATTGTTTCATGGAATTCAccaatttcagtatgacagttttgttgcaaaccgtttaaatctgagcatgtgcacTCAAACACAGCGCAGGATCGTtccagcgtacattgatgtcaTAATGTGAACATGTTAGCAGGACGGTCTGCATGTTTACACCGTCTTTTGTTGCAcgtttgttggtaaatgtgagatgttcgagtcacacaaaAATCATGTTAATGTCCCTTTGTCCTCAAAATGTTGAGCTACAGATGCAAGCCTTCTTGTTATTATCCATCAGCGAATGGCTTTCCCCGTTTTGCATTGCAATAAACCAGGggtcccaaaactttcagcccatgaccccaaagtaacggtgcaagtgacttgcgacccccccactataaacgtatataaaaaTTGCGCGCGACCACGCTCGCACTgtaggcgtatccaaacacgagcaaaataacacaacagccatataacattattctacagtaatttactcattactttattTGAACTTAACCTCacctaatgagatggatgtgcaggatgtttggagcacagcaagtcaagtcttggtttaatgttggagaccgctactcggacATCATCCTCCACATTCAATCGCgatctggatttatttttaaggtACATCAGTGCCAGAAAGAAAGTGTTTTCGCACAAGTAGGTGTAGTGCCAAACAACATCAGCACATCCAAAGCCGCCCTGGATAGGTGTGGGTGTTCCCTCTCAAATTTGAAATCCATATCCGCCAGCGTCTTAGATTAAACGCTGTCTTCAAGGTGCGGTTGCTTGACAATTCAACCGATGCGTCCTCCAGCTCGGATGTCAGATGATTTACTACTCAGGGGTCAGTGGTCAAAggaaatcaaaagagctgttccctttttatttatttgcttggttttattttaaatttagccaatagttttatcttgtgttaaatcATGGCtgacatatgctatttctaattgtttttacatttttattttatttctggaaatcaacttgcaacccccccccccccccccccctctctggcttgcgacccccctgtgggtcccgacccccacttcggGAATCACTGCAATAAGCAATGGGATTGCTTGCTTTGGTGGCGTGTTTCTGGAGGTGGCGAAGACTGAGGGTGGTAGCTTGCGTCCTAACCTGGACATGGCGTGTTTGATAGATTCAGCCTTGTCTTCAGCATCCTTGAAACACTCGACGTTTGGCAAACAACAGTTTCAAGACACAAGGGCACAGGAACAGTCCTTCTGAAGCACAAAACCCCATTAgtttgtccaatagggctggaATGCCTGAACATTaacgttagcgtccttagctaGCTAGGTGCGTCTTTGCTTCATGCATGTGGGGATGCAAGTCAAACTACCGTAAATAGCAGGTCACACGACTGTGAAAGCCATACCATGGCATGCAGATGAGAGGGTGCTTCAAAATGTCAACACATCAAAAACTCTTATTGCACACTTGTTGCCAGTGTGCCATTGGTTGAGGTACCGCCTGCATGGCAACGGATGGGCAGCAACGGGGGGCAGAATGAGAAAATAAAGTGTTCTTACGATATTGTCCTCCGTCTCCAAGGTTACAGCCACTGTGCCGTCCCTCTCTTTTGCTTGTTTTAGCTTTCAGAGGAACCTAATGTGAGCATTGTCTTTTAGCCTACAGCACTCTGGCAAAATCATTCAAGCATTAAATTGCTATGAGACAACCTACTGAGTTTCAAGCAGCTCGCCAATTAGACTATCT contains the following coding sequences:
- the LOC116684255 gene encoding trichohyalin-like; the protein is MSTRQEMVDRNAERQFSRVENKIMKAKRGGIQAAIQLERQTEKEYFDEIAAEETDFKKQKVQEALADARTKRLHQDGSVRTFNSAILRTQMQTENELLIGLKKEKQRCAEERERQYVIKMRRREEEVLIQEQKKASQKQTNIHSVTNYRSEQIKKKQQLREEERQKEKEERDQLRALAALHEQELRHEQEKKVESKKRLLQLRQREISSKILDGAKEARKGRRTKDNVFRLTWKKAAAKKNGPS